A genomic segment from Pseudomonas mendocina encodes:
- a CDS encoding mechanosensitive ion channel family protein, whose translation MELDPWTQSLISAMTALWTKVAGFIPNLFVALVLVLLGFVVAKLLDTLLSKLLGKVGLDRLMMGTGLTKLLARVGIHASVSTLIGKIVYWFVLLIFLVSAAESLGLQRVSATLDVLALYLPKVFGAALVLLAGVLLAQLVSSLVRGAAEGVGLEYANGLGRVAQGLVIIISISVAIGQLEVKTDLLNNVIAIVLISVGLAVALALGLGSRDIASQILAGIYVRELYQVGQQVQVGEVEGQIEEIGTVKTTLLTDTGELVSVANRVMLEQRVNSR comes from the coding sequence ATGGAACTCGATCCCTGGACCCAAAGCCTGATTTCCGCGATGACCGCACTGTGGACCAAGGTTGCCGGATTCATTCCCAACCTGTTCGTCGCACTGGTGCTGGTGTTGCTTGGCTTCGTTGTCGCCAAACTGCTCGACACCCTGCTGTCCAAGCTGCTTGGCAAGGTCGGCCTGGATCGCCTGATGATGGGGACCGGCCTGACCAAGCTGTTGGCTCGTGTCGGTATTCACGCCTCGGTCTCGACCCTGATCGGCAAGATCGTCTACTGGTTCGTTCTGCTGATCTTCCTGGTTTCCGCTGCTGAGTCGCTGGGGCTGCAGCGCGTTTCCGCGACTCTGGATGTGCTGGCGCTGTATCTGCCCAAGGTGTTCGGAGCGGCCCTGGTGCTGCTGGCCGGCGTGCTGCTGGCGCAACTGGTCAGCAGCCTGGTGCGTGGCGCCGCCGAAGGTGTGGGCCTCGAGTACGCCAATGGCCTGGGGCGCGTTGCGCAGGGCCTGGTGATCATCATCAGCATCTCCGTGGCCATCGGCCAGCTGGAGGTCAAGACCGACCTGCTGAACAACGTCATCGCCATCGTGTTGATCTCGGTCGGTCTGGCAGTGGCGCTGGCACTGGGTTTGGGCAGTCGCGATATCGCCAGCCAGATTCTGGCCGGTATCTATGTGCGCGAGTTGTACCAGGTCGGGCAACAAGTGCAGGTTGGTGAGGTCGAAGGCCAGATCGAAGAGATCGGCACAGTGAAAACCACCCTGTTGACCGATACCGGTGAGCTGGTATCGGTAGCCAATCGAGTGATGCTCGAGCAACGCGTGAACAGTCGCTGA
- the rraA gene encoding ribonuclease E activity regulator RraA, protein MHYITPDLCDAYPELVQVVEPMFANYGGRDSFGGQIVTIKCHEDNSLVKEQVDLPGQGKVLVVDGGGSLRRALLGDMLAEKAAKNGWEGIVVYGCIRDVDAIAQTDLGVQALASHPMKTDKRGIGDLNVPVTFGGVTFKPGEYLYADNNGVIVSPQALKVPE, encoded by the coding sequence ATGCACTACATCACCCCCGATCTGTGCGATGCCTACCCGGAGCTGGTTCAGGTCGTCGAGCCTATGTTCGCCAACTATGGCGGTCGCGACTCCTTCGGTGGGCAGATCGTCACCATCAAGTGCCATGAAGACAACTCGCTGGTGAAGGAGCAGGTCGATCTGCCAGGTCAGGGGAAAGTACTGGTCGTCGATGGCGGCGGCTCGCTGCGTCGGGCGCTGCTGGGTGACATGCTGGCCGAGAAGGCCGCCAAGAATGGCTGGGAAGGCATCGTGGTATATGGCTGCATTCGTGATGTCGACGCTATCGCGCAGACCGACCTGGGGGTCCAGGCGCTGGCCAGTCACCCGATGAAAACCGACAAGCGCGGCATCGGTGATCTGAACGTGCCGGTTACCTTTGGTGGTGTGACATTCAAGCCGGGCGAATACCTGTACGCCGATAACAACGGCGTGATCGTGTCGCCGCAAGCCCTGAAAGTGCCGGAATAA
- a CDS encoding CorA family divalent cation transporter, translating to MQDQDSALLHAFVLDGRGGARSISRDELDSLQLGEQESLWLHWDRGQVQSQRWLRENSGLDEFSCDLLLEENTRPRLLPLPENELLVFLRGINRNPGAEPEDMVSVRIFADARRVISLRLRPLLATDALIADLLAGKGPKTSSELLLELARHLTSRVDDLVAELSELLDGEEDALDDDERYRPDHGLMLQVRRRAASLRRFLAPQRDLYAQLARNRQPWFVEDDDDYWNELNNRLTRYLEELELLRERVGLVLEAENRRLGERMNRIMYRFTVITGLFLPLTFLTGLLGINVGGIPGSESPIGFFVACGLMILLAVGQVLLFRRWRWL from the coding sequence ATGCAGGATCAGGATTCGGCACTGCTGCATGCCTTCGTACTCGATGGCCGCGGCGGGGCGCGCAGCATCAGTCGCGACGAACTAGACAGCCTGCAGCTAGGCGAGCAGGAGAGCCTGTGGCTGCACTGGGATCGTGGCCAGGTGCAGTCACAGCGCTGGTTGCGCGAAAACAGTGGCCTGGATGAATTCAGCTGCGATCTGCTGCTGGAAGAGAACACTCGGCCACGCCTGTTGCCACTGCCAGAAAATGAGCTGCTGGTCTTTCTGCGTGGTATCAATCGTAATCCGGGTGCCGAGCCGGAAGACATGGTATCGGTGCGCATATTCGCCGATGCGCGGCGGGTCATCTCGCTGCGCCTGCGCCCGCTGCTCGCGACCGATGCGTTGATTGCCGATCTGCTGGCGGGCAAGGGGCCGAAAACCTCTTCTGAGTTGTTGCTGGAGCTGGCTCGTCATCTCACCAGTCGCGTCGATGATCTAGTTGCAGAATTGAGCGAGTTGCTGGACGGTGAGGAAGATGCTCTCGATGACGACGAACGTTACCGTCCCGATCACGGCCTGATGCTGCAGGTGCGTCGGCGAGCGGCCAGCTTGCGGCGCTTTCTCGCGCCGCAGCGCGATCTTTATGCCCAGTTGGCGCGCAATCGACAGCCCTGGTTCGTCGAGGACGACGACGACTACTGGAACGAGTTGAACAACCGCCTGACTCGCTATCTCGAGGAGCTGGAACTGCTCCGCGAGCGTGTCGGTCTGGTGCTGGAGGCTGAGAATCGGCGTCTGGGTGAGCGCATGAATCGCATCATGTATCGCTTCACGGTGATCACCGGGCTGTTCCTGCCACTCACTTTTCTCACCGGGCTGCTGGGTATCAACGTCGGTGGTATTCCAGGCTCCGAAAGTCCGATCGGCTTTTTCGTCGCCTGTGGCCTGATGATCCTTCTGGCAGTGGGGCAAGTGCTGCTTTTTCGCCGTTGGCGTTGGTTGTGA
- the ppsA gene encoding phosphoenolpyruvate synthase gives MVEYVVSLDKLGNHDVEHVGGKNASLGEMISNLAGAGVSVPGGFATTAQAYRDFLEQSGLNAQIHAALDSLDVDDVNALAKTGAQIRQWVMDAEFPAELDKQIREAFATMSAGNDNMAVAVRSSATAEDLPDASFAGQQETFLNIRGVDNVIRAAKEVFASLFNDRAIAYRVHQGFDHKLVALSAGVQRMVRSETGTAGVMFTLDTESGFRDVVFITGAYGLGETVVQGAVNPDEFYVHKPTLEAGRPAILRRNLGSKAIKMVYGDEAKAGRSVKTVEVDRAERARFCITDAEVSELAKQALIIEKHYGRPMDIEWAKDGDDGKLYIVQARPETVKSRSSATVMERYLLKEKGTVLVEGRAIGQRIGAGKVRVIHDVSEMDKVQPGDVLVSDMTDPDWEPVMKRASAIVTNRGGRTCHAAIIARELGIPAVVGCGNATSVLKDGQGVTVSCAEGDTGFIFEGELGFDIRKNSVDAMPDLPFKIMMNVGNPDRAFDFAQLPNEGVGLARLEFIINRMIGVHPKALLNFSSLPPEIKDSVEKRIAGYGDPVDFYVEKLVEGISTLAAAFWPKKVIVRLSDFKSNEYANLIGGKLYEPEEENPMLGFRGASRYISESFRDCFELECRALKKVRNEMGLTNVEIMVPFVRTLGEASQVVELLASNGLARGQDGLKVIMMCELPSNALLAEEFLEFFDGFSIGSNDLTQLTLGLDRDSGIVAHLFDERNPAVKKLLANAIAACNKAGKYIGICGQGPSDHPDLAKWLMEQGIESVSLNPDSVLDTWFFLAEAQPA, from the coding sequence TTGGTAGAGTACGTAGTTTCCCTCGATAAGCTCGGCAATCACGATGTTGAGCATGTGGGGGGCAAGAACGCATCCCTCGGCGAGATGATCAGTAACTTGGCTGGCGCCGGCGTATCGGTTCCCGGTGGTTTCGCCACTACGGCTCAGGCCTATCGCGATTTTCTCGAGCAAAGTGGCCTGAACGCCCAGATTCACGCAGCGCTGGACAGTCTGGATGTCGATGACGTCAATGCGCTGGCCAAGACCGGCGCGCAGATTCGCCAATGGGTGATGGACGCCGAGTTCCCCGCCGAGCTGGACAAGCAGATTCGTGAAGCCTTCGCCACCATGAGCGCTGGCAACGACAACATGGCCGTGGCCGTGCGTTCTTCTGCTACCGCTGAAGACCTGCCGGATGCTTCCTTCGCCGGCCAGCAGGAAACCTTCCTCAACATCCGTGGCGTGGACAACGTGATCCGCGCTGCCAAGGAAGTCTTCGCCTCGCTGTTCAACGACCGCGCCATCGCCTACCGCGTGCACCAGGGCTTCGATCACAAGCTGGTCGCCCTGTCTGCCGGTGTGCAGCGCATGGTGCGTTCGGAAACTGGCACCGCCGGCGTTATGTTCACCTTGGATACCGAGTCCGGCTTCCGTGACGTGGTGTTCATCACTGGTGCTTACGGTCTCGGCGAGACCGTGGTGCAGGGAGCGGTCAACCCCGACGAGTTCTACGTGCACAAGCCGACTCTGGAGGCTGGCCGTCCGGCAATCCTGCGTCGCAATCTGGGCAGCAAGGCGATCAAGATGGTCTACGGCGACGAAGCCAAGGCCGGTCGTTCGGTCAAGACCGTTGAAGTCGACCGTGCCGAGCGCGCGCGTTTCTGCATCACCGATGCCGAGGTCAGCGAGCTGGCCAAGCAGGCGCTGATCATCGAGAAACACTACGGCCGCCCGATGGATATCGAGTGGGCGAAAGACGGCGACGACGGCAAGCTGTACATCGTGCAGGCCCGTCCGGAAACCGTGAAGAGCCGCTCCAGCGCCACCGTGATGGAGCGCTACCTGCTGAAAGAGAAGGGTACCGTTCTGGTGGAAGGCCGCGCCATCGGTCAGCGCATCGGCGCCGGCAAGGTGCGCGTGATCCACGACGTATCCGAGATGGACAAGGTGCAGCCCGGCGATGTGCTGGTTTCCGACATGACCGACCCGGACTGGGAGCCGGTGATGAAACGCGCCAGCGCCATCGTCACCAACCGTGGCGGGCGTACCTGCCATGCGGCGATCATCGCTCGTGAGCTGGGCATTCCGGCCGTGGTCGGTTGCGGCAACGCCACCAGCGTGCTGAAAGACGGCCAGGGTGTCACCGTCTCCTGCGCTGAAGGTGATACCGGCTTCATCTTCGAAGGCGAGCTGGGCTTCGATATCCGCAAGAACTCGGTCGATGCCATGCCGGATCTGCCGTTCAAGATCATGATGAACGTCGGCAACCCGGATCGCGCCTTCGACTTCGCCCAACTGCCGAACGAAGGTGTGGGCCTGGCCCGTCTGGAATTCATCATCAACCGCATGATCGGCGTGCACCCGAAGGCGCTGCTGAACTTCTCCAGCCTGCCTCCGGAGATCAAGGACAGCGTCGAGAAGCGCATCGCCGGCTACGGCGACCCGGTCGACTTCTACGTCGAGAAGCTGGTCGAGGGCATCAGCACCCTGGCGGCGGCCTTCTGGCCGAAGAAGGTCATCGTGCGCCTGTCGGACTTCAAGTCCAACGAATACGCCAACCTGATCGGCGGCAAGCTGTACGAGCCGGAAGAAGAGAACCCGATGCTGGGCTTCCGTGGTGCTTCGCGTTACATCAGCGAATCCTTCCGCGACTGCTTCGAGCTGGAGTGCCGTGCGCTGAAGAAAGTGCGCAACGAGATGGGCCTGACCAACGTCGAGATCATGGTGCCCTTCGTGCGTACCCTGGGCGAGGCTTCGCAAGTGGTCGAGCTGCTGGCCAGCAATGGTCTGGCGCGCGGTCAGGATGGCCTGAAAGTCATCATGATGTGCGAACTGCCGTCCAACGCGCTGCTGGCTGAAGAGTTCCTCGAATTCTTCGATGGCTTCTCCATCGGTTCCAACGATCTGACTCAGCTGACCCTGGGTCTGGATCGTGACTCCGGCATCGTTGCCCATCTGTTCGATGAGCGTAACCCGGCCGTGAAGAAGCTGTTGGCCAATGCCATCGCCGCCTGCAACAAGGCCGGCAAGTACATCGGCATCTGCGGTCAGGGCCCTTCGGATCACCCGGATCTGGCCAAGTGGCTGATGGAGCAGGGCATCGAGAGCGTCTCGCTGAACCCCGATTCGGTCCTCGACACCTGGTTCTTCCTGGCTGAGGCGCAGCCTGCCTGA
- a CDS encoding alpha/beta fold hydrolase yields the protein MQSSSELFPVALISAELRGDLSEDVYRLKPNNSPDSSVELALTRVGLADAEGARGVPVVLLHGSFSNRRFWYSPKGIGLGAYLARAGFDVWIAEMRGHGLSPRNEGYRDNSVAQYVHYDVPAIADFLFEQTGQAAHWIGHSLGGVILAAALGGGYLDQSRASSVALFGSQVSRSYWPLKIPPIEWGARLLLRAFPYLSGRRLKRGPEDEPIGLALEVLRWLRLFGRFGDGRKDWWAGLAEVSVPLMAVAAAADFDDPAWACRKLLEQCSSAPRHFLLLGKEKGFSSDFGHIEMLVSKEAQREVWPLTEYWLQYLRLPVELTEQAAVAGV from the coding sequence ATGCAAAGCAGTAGTGAGCTTTTCCCCGTCGCGCTGATCAGTGCCGAGCTACGTGGCGATCTCAGTGAAGACGTCTATCGCCTGAAGCCCAACAACAGTCCGGATTCCAGTGTAGAGCTGGCGTTGACGCGAGTAGGCCTGGCGGATGCCGAAGGTGCGCGCGGCGTGCCTGTGGTGTTGCTGCATGGCAGTTTTTCCAACCGACGTTTCTGGTACTCGCCCAAGGGCATCGGCCTTGGCGCCTATCTGGCGCGTGCGGGGTTTGACGTGTGGATCGCCGAAATGCGCGGCCACGGCCTTTCGCCCCGCAATGAAGGCTATCGCGACAACAGCGTGGCGCAGTATGTGCACTACGACGTACCGGCCATCGCCGATTTCCTATTCGAGCAGACCGGGCAGGCCGCGCACTGGATTGGCCACTCGCTAGGCGGGGTGATCCTGGCGGCTGCGTTGGGTGGTGGTTATCTCGATCAGTCGCGTGCCAGCTCGGTTGCGTTGTTCGGCAGTCAGGTCAGCCGCAGCTACTGGCCGCTGAAGATACCTCCGATAGAGTGGGGCGCGCGTCTACTGCTGCGCGCCTTTCCTTACCTGTCCGGCCGGCGCCTGAAGCGCGGCCCTGAAGATGAACCTATCGGGCTGGCGCTGGAAGTTCTACGTTGGCTCAGGCTGTTCGGGCGATTCGGTGATGGGCGGAAGGACTGGTGGGCAGGCCTCGCTGAGGTGAGCGTACCGCTTATGGCCGTGGCAGCTGCAGCCGATTTCGATGATCCTGCCTGGGCCTGTCGCAAGCTTCTGGAGCAATGCAGCAGCGCGCCGAGGCACTTTCTACTGTTGGGTAAGGAGAAAGGCTTCAGCAGCGATTTCGGGCACATTGAAATGTTGGTCAGCAAAGAGGCGCAGCGCGAAGTTTGGCCGCTGACTGAATACTGGCTGCAATACCTGCGACTGCCTGTAGAGCTCACCGAGCAGGCCGCCGTTGCGGGTGTCTGA
- the sigX gene encoding RNA polymerase sigma factor SigX, with protein sequence MNKAQALPTRYDPRELTDEELVARAHDELFHITRAYEELMRRYQRTLFNVCARYLGNERDADDVCQEVMLKVLYGLKNFEGKSKFKTWLYSITYNECITQYRKERRKRRLIDALSLDPLEEASDEKTPKVEERGGLDRWLVHVNPIDREILVLRFVAELEFQEIADIMHMGLSATKMRYKRALDRLRDKFSETSET encoded by the coding sequence TTGAACAAAGCTCAAGCCCTGCCTACGCGCTACGACCCCCGCGAGCTCACCGATGAAGAGCTGGTGGCGCGCGCCCATGACGAGCTGTTTCACATCACTCGTGCTTATGAAGAGTTGATGAGACGCTACCAGCGAACATTATTTAACGTTTGTGCACGTTATCTGGGGAACGAAAGGGATGCTGACGATGTCTGTCAGGAGGTGATGCTCAAAGTTCTTTATGGCCTTAAGAACTTTGAGGGTAAGTCCAAGTTCAAGACTTGGCTCTATAGCATCACCTACAACGAATGCATTACTCAGTATCGAAAAGAGCGGCGCAAGCGTCGATTGATTGACGCCTTGAGTTTGGATCCGCTCGAAGAAGCTTCCGACGAGAAGACACCCAAAGTCGAGGAGCGAGGCGGTCTGGATCGGTGGTTGGTTCATGTCAACCCGATCGATCGCGAGATTCTGGTGCTACGTTTTGTCGCAGAGCTCGAGTTTCAAGAGATTGCCGACATCATGCACATGGGCTTGAGCGCAACGAAGATGCGCTACAAGCGAGCATTGGATCGGTTGCGGGATAAATTTTCGGAAACTTCCGAAACTTAG
- the ppsR gene encoding posphoenolpyruvate synthetase regulatory kinase/phosphorylase PpsR — protein MKRTAFFISDGTGITAETLGQSLLAQFENIQFTKLTRPYIDSVDKARAMVQQIDAAAERDGVRPIIFDTIVNRDIRAILDTANGFMIDIFSTFLSPLEQELSSHSSYSVGKSHSIGQHSNYMERIEAVNFALDNDDGARTHYYDKADLILVGVSRCGKTPTCLYMAMQYGIRAANYPLTEDDMERLQLPDSLKKYREKLFGLTIDPDRLTAIRHERKPNSRYASYAQCEFEVREVESLFRRENIAFINSTHFSVEEISAKILVEKGVERRLK, from the coding sequence ATGAAACGTACCGCTTTCTTCATCTCCGACGGCACCGGCATCACGGCCGAAACCCTGGGCCAGAGCTTGCTCGCGCAGTTCGAGAATATTCAATTCACCAAACTCACGCGTCCCTATATCGACAGCGTCGATAAAGCGCGCGCCATGGTACAACAAATCGATGCTGCCGCTGAAAGGGATGGCGTGCGTCCGATCATCTTCGACACCATCGTCAATCGAGATATTCGTGCGATCCTCGATACCGCAAATGGTTTCATGATCGATATCTTCTCCACCTTCCTATCGCCCCTGGAGCAGGAGTTGAGTTCGCACTCTTCCTACTCCGTCGGCAAGTCCCACTCCATTGGCCAGCACTCCAACTATATGGAGCGTATCGAGGCGGTTAACTTTGCGCTGGACAATGACGACGGCGCGCGCACTCACTATTACGACAAGGCTGATCTGATCCTGGTCGGCGTATCGCGCTGCGGCAAAACGCCCACCTGCCTATATATGGCCATGCAGTACGGCATCCGTGCCGCCAACTATCCGCTTACCGAAGACGACATGGAGCGCCTGCAGCTTCCCGACTCGCTGAAGAAGTACCGCGAAAAGCTGTTCGGCCTGACCATCGACCCGGATCGTCTCACCGCCATCCGCCACGAGCGCAAGCCGAACAGCCGCTATGCCAGTTATGCGCAATGCGAGTTTGAAGTGCGCGAGGTCGAGAGCCTGTTCCGCCGCGAAAACATCGCCTTCATCAACTCCACGCATTTCTCGGTCGAGGAGATCTCGGCCAAGATTCTGGTGGAGAAAGGTGTTGAGCGACGCCTTAAATAA
- the prpF gene encoding 2-methylaconitate cis-trans isomerase PrpF, whose amino-acid sequence MAHLPQVKIPATYIRGGTSKGVFFRLQDLPERCQVPGEARDKLFMRVIGSPDPYAAQIDGMGGATSSTSKCVILSKSRQPEHDVDYLYGQVSIDKAFVDWSGNCGNLSTAAGAFAIHAGLVDPERIPDNGTCVVRIWQANIQKTIIAHVPITNSQVQETGDFELDGVTFPAAEIVLEFLDPSDDGEEGGSMFPTGNLVDELEVPGIGTFKATMITAGIPTIFVNAEDIGYQGTELRDAINGDPAQLARFEQIRIAAALRMGLIKTAEEAATRQHTPKIAFVSPPKDYRTSSSKDVNAGEVDLLVRALSMGKLHHAMMGTCAVAIGTAAAIPGTLVNLAAGGGEREAVRFGHPSGTLRVGAQAKLVNGQWTVTKAVMSRSARILMEGWVRVPGDSF is encoded by the coding sequence ATGGCTCATCTGCCTCAAGTTAAAATCCCCGCCACCTACATCCGAGGCGGCACCAGCAAGGGCGTGTTCTTCCGCCTGCAGGATCTGCCCGAGCGCTGCCAAGTGCCGGGCGAGGCGCGCGACAAGCTGTTCATGCGCGTGATCGGCAGCCCCGATCCGTATGCCGCGCAGATCGACGGCATGGGCGGCGCTACCTCGAGCACTTCCAAGTGCGTGATCCTGTCGAAGAGCCGCCAGCCCGAGCACGACGTCGACTACCTCTACGGCCAGGTCTCCATCGACAAGGCTTTCGTCGACTGGAGCGGCAACTGCGGCAATCTCTCGACCGCAGCCGGTGCCTTCGCCATTCACGCCGGCTTGGTCGATCCCGAGCGGATTCCCGACAACGGTACCTGCGTGGTGCGCATCTGGCAGGCCAATATCCAGAAAACCATCATCGCCCATGTGCCGATCACCAACAGCCAGGTGCAGGAAACCGGCGATTTCGAACTCGATGGTGTGACCTTTCCGGCGGCGGAGATCGTGCTGGAATTCCTCGATCCGTCCGATGACGGCGAGGAGGGCGGTTCGATGTTTCCCACCGGTAACCTGGTGGATGAGCTTGAAGTGCCCGGCATCGGTACCTTCAAGGCGACCATGATCACGGCTGGTATCCCGACGATCTTCGTCAATGCCGAAGATATCGGCTATCAGGGCACCGAACTGCGCGACGCCATCAACGGCGACCCGGCGCAGTTGGCGCGTTTTGAGCAGATCCGTATTGCTGCAGCGCTACGCATGGGACTGATCAAAACGGCCGAGGAGGCTGCGACACGTCAGCACACCCCGAAGATCGCCTTCGTCAGCCCGCCCAAGGATTACCGCACGTCCAGTAGCAAAGACGTGAATGCCGGTGAGGTCGATCTGCTGGTACGAGCGCTGTCCATGGGCAAGCTGCACCACGCGATGATGGGCACCTGCGCGGTAGCCATCGGCACGGCGGCGGCGATCCCCGGCACCCTGGTCAACCTGGCTGCGGGTGGCGGTGAGCGTGAGGCGGTGCGCTTCGGTCATCCATCTGGCACCTTGCGGGTTGGTGCACAGGCCAAGCTGGTAAATGGTCAGTGGACGGTAACCAAAGCAGTGATGAGCCGTAGCGCGCGCATCCTGATGGAAGGTTGGGTGCGTGTGCCGGGCGATAGTTTCTAA